The proteins below come from a single uncultured Carboxylicivirga sp. genomic window:
- a CDS encoding phosphoribosylanthranilate isomerase yields the protein MRNPDNIREVLKLSPDYLGFIFYPKSPRFVTAYPRVEFPSSVKKVGVFVNASEREIREKRISFGLDVLQLHGDESPELCHILKQSGVEIIKVFRVDENFDFELPRKYEEFVDYFLFDTATKEYGGSGKKFDWRLLKDYNNARPIFLSGGIGPDDAASILEIEGLNIKAIDINSCFETEPALKDVEKLKTFISAIRKGANSEIGLKNI from the coding sequence ATGCGCAATCCTGATAATATCAGGGAGGTGTTGAAGCTGTCGCCCGATTATCTTGGGTTTATCTTTTATCCTAAATCGCCTCGTTTTGTAACTGCATATCCTAGGGTTGAATTCCCGTCATCGGTAAAGAAAGTAGGCGTGTTTGTAAATGCATCCGAGCGCGAGATTCGCGAGAAAAGAATCAGTTTTGGGTTGGATGTTTTACAGCTTCATGGTGATGAGTCGCCGGAGTTGTGCCATATATTAAAGCAGAGTGGAGTTGAAATTATAAAAGTATTCAGGGTAGATGAGAATTTTGATTTTGAATTACCCCGAAAGTACGAAGAATTTGTTGATTACTTTTTGTTTGATACGGCAACTAAAGAGTATGGTGGCAGTGGAAAGAAGTTCGACTGGCGTTTGTTGAAAGATTATAATAATGCTCGCCCAATCTTTTTAAGTGGAGGCATTGGGCCTGATGACGCTGCCTCTATTTTGGAGATAGAAGGGCTCAATATAAAAGCTATCGATATCAACAGTTGTTTTGAGACAGAGCCGGCTTTAAAAGATGTTGAAAAGTTGAAAACGTTTATTTCTGCCATTAGAAAAGGAGCAAATTCAGAGATAGGATTGAAAAATATTTAA
- the trpC gene encoding indole-3-glycerol phosphate synthase TrpC, whose translation MNILDKIIIRKKEEVVASKAKITIEELKQSEAFGVKVPSLKAYLTDPSKSGVITEFKRQSPSKGVINGTAQVKDVVTAYEKAGASALSVLTDTDFFGGTFEDLKEARSVTTIPILRKDFMVDPYQMYEAKSIGASAILLIAACLSNQQAEELGAAAHELGLEVLMELHDESELERLNPYVDVVGINNRNLKTFEVNLKHSVALAQQLPKDKIRISESGIHSADDVFYLRENGFNGFLIGENFMKTNDPGQACIEFCKAIKR comes from the coding sequence ATGAATATTCTTGATAAAATAATAATTCGGAAGAAGGAAGAAGTTGTAGCCTCAAAAGCCAAGATTACAATTGAAGAATTGAAACAGTCAGAGGCTTTTGGCGTGAAGGTTCCTTCTTTGAAAGCCTATTTGACTGATCCTTCCAAATCAGGTGTGATAACCGAGTTTAAGCGTCAGTCGCCATCTAAAGGAGTGATTAACGGAACGGCTCAGGTAAAAGATGTCGTTACCGCCTACGAAAAAGCAGGAGCATCGGCATTGTCTGTTCTAACCGATACCGATTTTTTTGGAGGAACATTTGAGGACTTGAAGGAAGCACGTTCGGTTACCACCATTCCTATTTTGCGAAAAGATTTTATGGTGGATCCGTATCAGATGTACGAAGCTAAATCAATTGGCGCCAGTGCCATTTTATTGATTGCTGCATGTCTTTCCAACCAACAGGCAGAAGAATTAGGAGCTGCGGCTCACGAGTTAGGCTTGGAGGTTCTAATGGAGCTTCACGACGAAAGTGAATTGGAACGATTAAACCCATACGTTGATGTAGTTGGAATCAACAACCGTAACCTGAAAACATTTGAGGTGAACCTGAAGCACTCTGTTGCTTTGGCTCAACAATTACCTAAGGATAAAATTAGAATTTCCGAGAGTGGAATACATTCGGCTGATGATGTATTTTATTTGCGCGAAAACGGATTTAATGGTTTTTTGATTGGTGAAAACTTCATGAAGACCAATGATCCCGGTCAGGCTTGTATCGAGTTTTGTAAAGCCATTAAACGATAA
- the trpD gene encoding anthranilate phosphoribosyltransferase, with product MIKTILKELLNYKTLSRSQAKEMLVNIAAERYNQSEVVTFLTVFMMRPVTVDELSGFRDALLELCHRVDLSDFNTIDMCGTGGDGKNTFNVSTLSSLIVAGAGAKVAKHGNYGVSSSCGSSNVMEHLGYQFTADEDKLREQLNNANICFLHAPMFHPAMKAVGPIRKELGLKTFFNMLGPLVNPSFPQNQLVGVFSLELARIYQYIYQHTDKNYSIIHSMDGYDEISLTGDFKAITQKGEQMYSPKDFGLNTVKPEDIFGGNTVPEAAEIFVKVLEGNGTNAQNSVVVANAASALQCYYPDRSLEQCIEDAKRSLSDGKAAEVLSTLLSLS from the coding sequence ATGATTAAAACCATATTAAAAGAATTACTCAATTATAAAACCTTATCGCGCAGCCAGGCCAAAGAGATGTTGGTGAATATTGCGGCCGAACGATATAATCAGTCGGAGGTAGTTACCTTCCTTACGGTATTTATGATGCGTCCGGTAACAGTTGACGAATTATCGGGGTTTAGGGATGCTTTATTGGAACTTTGTCACAGAGTTGATCTTTCGGATTTCAATACCATAGATATGTGCGGTACTGGTGGCGATGGTAAAAACACCTTTAATGTTTCCACTCTTTCATCTTTAATTGTTGCCGGAGCTGGAGCTAAAGTTGCCAAGCATGGTAACTACGGGGTTTCTTCTTCATGTGGATCGTCTAATGTTATGGAGCATTTGGGGTATCAGTTTACAGCCGACGAAGATAAATTGAGGGAGCAGTTGAATAATGCCAATATTTGTTTCCTGCATGCACCCATGTTTCATCCTGCCATGAAGGCTGTTGGTCCTATTCGCAAAGAGCTGGGATTAAAAACCTTCTTTAATATGCTGGGACCATTGGTGAATCCATCCTTTCCGCAGAATCAGCTGGTGGGTGTTTTTAGTTTGGAATTGGCTCGTATCTATCAATACATTTATCAACATACAGATAAGAATTACAGCATTATTCATTCAATGGATGGATATGACGAAATTTCGTTGACAGGTGATTTTAAAGCCATCACTCAAAAAGGAGAGCAAATGTATTCTCCAAAGGATTTTGGATTGAATACAGTTAAACCAGAAGATATTTTTGGTGGAAATACAGTGCCCGAAGCGGCTGAAATATTTGTAAAAGTATTGGAAGGAAATGGAACCAATGCTCAGAATAGTGTAGTGGTTGCCAATGCTGCATCGGCTCTTCAATGTTATTATCCCGATAGAAGTCTGGAGCAGTGCATCGAAGATGCTAAAAGGTCTTTAAGCGATGGTAAAGCTGCCGAAGTATTGTCAACCCTGTTGAGCCTGTCTTAA
- a CDS encoding aminodeoxychorismate/anthranilate synthase component II, with amino-acid sequence MKILILDNYDSFTYNLVHYVEEIMNEKVDVYRNDQISIEEVANYDKILLSPGPGIPDEAGILKDVIKTYMSTKSILGVCLGCQAIGEVCGGSIRNLNKVYHGVATKVKVTSRDEYLFDSIADEFMAGRYHSWVVNEEDLPAELTITSRDEEGQIMGVCHKEYDVRGVQFHPESVLTENGKQMIRNWLKK; translated from the coding sequence ATGAAGATTCTGATTCTGGATAATTACGATTCGTTTACATACAATCTGGTCCATTACGTTGAGGAAATTATGAATGAGAAGGTGGATGTTTATCGAAACGATCAAATCTCAATTGAAGAGGTTGCCAACTACGATAAGATTCTGTTATCTCCTGGTCCTGGCATTCCTGACGAAGCAGGTATATTAAAAGACGTAATTAAGACATACATGTCAACCAAAAGTATTTTGGGCGTGTGTTTAGGTTGTCAGGCCATTGGTGAGGTTTGTGGTGGCAGTATCCGTAACCTTAATAAGGTTTATCACGGCGTGGCTACAAAGGTAAAAGTTACCAGTCGTGATGAATATTTATTTGATTCTATTGCTGATGAATTTATGGCAGGTAGATATCATAGCTGGGTGGTGAATGAAGAAGATTTACCAGCTGAGTTAACCATTACTTCGCGCGATGAAGAAGGACAAATTATGGGTGTTTGCCATAAAGAGTATGATGTGCGGGGAGTTCAATTTCACCCTGAATCGGTATTAACCGAGAACGGAAAACAAATGATTCGTAACTGGTTGAAAAAATAG